From the genome of Pogoniulus pusillus isolate bPogPus1 chromosome 12, bPogPus1.pri, whole genome shotgun sequence, one region includes:
- the HTR1F gene encoding 5-hydroxytryptamine receptor 1F, producing the protein MDLINSTEQNSTSEELFKWVTSKILISITLSVLALMTTAINSLVMTAIIVTRKLHHPANYLICSLAVTDFLVAVLVMPFSIVYIVKETWIMGQVVCDIWLSVDITCCTCSILHLSAIALDRYRAITDAVEYARKRTPKHAGIMIAVVWLISIFISMPPLFWRHQTTSRDDECIIKHDHIVSTIYSTFGAFYIPLALILILYYKIYKAAKTFHRRSVSRIVREEVNGQVLLDAGERSTKSASMPSTTEKTSDALVDCDKINISIKSPRSESKHEKSWKRQRISSTRERKAATTLGLILGAFVICWLPFFVKEVIVNTCERCHISEEMSNFLAWLGYINSLINPLIYTIFNEDFKKAFQKLVHCRQYL; encoded by the coding sequence ATGGATTTAATCAACTCAACGGAACAAAACAGCACATCTGAAGAACTATTCAAATGGGTGACATCCAAGATTCTCATTTCCATTACTCTGTCTGTGCTTGCACTAATGACAACAGCCATCAATTCCCTAGTGATGACTGCAATAATTGTGACTCGGAAGCTCCACCACCCTGCCAACTACCTGATCTGCTCTCTTGCAGTGACTGATTTTCTTGTGGCGGTCCTAGTGATGCCCTTCAGCATTGTCTACATCGTAAAGGAGACTTGGATCATGGGGCAAGTGGTGTGCGACATCTGGTTGAGCGTGGACATCACGTGCTGCACGTGCTCCATCCTGCACCTCTCCGCCATCGCGCTGGACCGGTACCGAGCAATCACAGACGCCGTGGAATACGCAAGGAAGAGGACACCGAAGCACGCAGGCATCATGATCGCGGTGGTGTGGCTCATATCGATTTTCATCTCCATGCCCCCTTTGTTTTGGCGGCACCAGACGACCAGCAGGGATGATGAATGCATCATCAAACACGACCACATTGTCTCCACCATTTACTCCACCTTTGGCGCCTTCTATATCCCTCTGGCCTTGATCCTCATCCTTTACTACAAGATCTACAAGGCGGCAAAGACGTTTCACAGGAGAAGCGTCAGCCGGATTGTAAGGGAGGAAGTCAATGGCCAAGTCCTCTTGGATGCAGGAGAAAGAAGCACCAAATCAGCTTCAATGCCCAGCACCACAGAGAAAACATCAGATGCCCTGGTGGACTGTGATAAAATCAATATCAGcataaaaagccccaggtctgaATCTAAACATGAGAAGTCGTGGAAAAGACAGAGAATCTCTAGCACACGGGAGCGAAAGGCAGCGACTACTCTGGGTCTGATCTTGGGGGCGTTTGTCATCTGTTGGCTCCCTTTCTTTGTAAAAGAAGTGATTGTTAATACCTGTGAAAGGTGTCACATTTCAGAAGAGATGTCTAATTTCCTGGCCTGGCTGGGATATATCAATTCTCTTATTAACCCTCTCATCTACACAATCTTTAATGAAGACTTCAAGAAAGCCTTCCAGAAGCTTGTGCATTGTAGGCAATATCTTTAA